The Anastrepha obliqua isolate idAnaObli1 chromosome 5, idAnaObli1_1.0, whole genome shotgun sequence DNA window caattcacggcGCATCTTATGAACAAATGAACCgtcgcacttaaaaaaattagacatttcTAAATCGGTGGGATTTGGACATATAGTGACGATACctgcatgtctcttcatttcttgttATAGTCCTCTATGTCTTATATTAAAACGagcagaaagaaaaataatgatttcggGAAGTTAAACCCACATATATGCATGCCTGAAATACCGCGCACCCTACGCTTCAACTGTTTATTttcaggtgtttggccgagctccttctttttgtggtgtgtgtcGTTGGAGGAGatgtttcatggcagaaatactctcggaagCCATTGTCTACCGCGttgagaaaaaactttttgaagtgaaacttcttaggcgtcgatggaagagcgagaatggagagcaaaatttcagggccatgcaacgttttgggcattttatttcgcgagagagaaaaaaagtataacgtagaggaaaaggagagagagagctatactttatataggtatatcttagatacaccttaggctatttttcctgagtttttccttgtggttgctaatttctagtaagaaataacactgcctactttttggcgcttgtttgttggtgcaaacttgtaggaaatatatttttggtgcctacttttcggcgttatatttctttggtgccttgtttggggcgtttttcgttcccaattttttggtgtttcttttggatgcctactttttggcgcttatttccgtttcctggctagtgcttgtgcgtactacaAAATGCTaaccattccggcgtcggatttattggtattgccttgcggtaatttgtgctgtTGCtgtggtcctggaatcgctgcgtttgtgcgggtgataaacgctcggagtagtgcgcgttgttgtgACGGTTTGCGTCCGGTGTTTATCTATACCGGTCGACccgtctccgttttttgtaaattttgtctatttgtattctctgcaactgttgtgaatttatttagatatatattctttctctctctctctctctctcactccctctctctctctcaggCCTATCTCGCTCTCATTCTCGCTCAGGtgtctctctcattctctctcgggtctctccctctttctttgtctgccttggaagtctcacttctgttatgtgtactacgctacacgcagttttttttattatttactgctTCATGCCTGTACTTTTAAACCGAATACATCTAAGCGGCTCCGCTAAAGTTCCTTCTCTCTTTATCCTAGCTTATCGGCTGTTATTTCATTGGGTATTCGCCCGCGTATTTCTGCCTGCTTGTTCCACAAGGATGCTAGATTTACAAGGTTTACTCTTTACCTAtagtgaaaaaagaaattatgaggtgaacttcggctgtcacgtcACTCAGGAGATTCGGCAGCCGAGTTCTGCACGATGGTTTCTTACGCATTCAcctactcgtccaatcagtcattgtttaggcagcaacgaagcaacatgagtTGATTTCTTTAactatatcaccaacacaatctcagtttttttctcaaacaaaCCGCCGCCATGGCCTCAGTTACGTCAGCCGATCAGTTGCTTCTTTGAATTTCGCTGAGATCCGATTAACGGTCCGAGGTTTCCCATACTTTCTGAATTACTTTTTCTATGATCCAACGTACACGAATGCGACCCAAGAGTCGGCGTTGAGTATATTTGCACAGCTGTAACTGTATACCCAGGAACACCACAATGCCACTTTTGCAACCCACATTCCAGCGCCACATTGAGAAGTCCAAGTCGCTATTTCTCAAACGTCCACTATTTCTAACTACATACATAACtgaatattgtaattaaaaatccAATTTGTCGATGTCAAGGCTTaggaattctaatttttttttctgctggCAACACTGGTTGTCTAATCTCCTTCTCCTTCTTATTCACAGTGGAATCATACTACAGTTAGCTGCTATACTTACTGAGTCATTgctgtattttttgttattaacttttttgttgtacgtttttcgttttcctttttttgttgctCGTTGCTCGTATCTTAAACGTTATTACTTATTATGTTTTTGTATCGCCACTGTCGCTCGGATTAAAATCAACGCCATGTTTACTCTCCAATTTATCTCTTTTCCTCTTGCCTCGCACTCCCTTTTGACCTCCTAATTTTTTAGGTATGTACACTCTCGCCTCATAACCGCCCCTTTGTTCATGCGTCTGTTCGTTTGCTCGTCGCATCGTCGACTCAGATACAATTAGTTTGGATGATAAATGGCCTGCCAGTTGCAGCATCAATAGAAATTACATTTCTCTTCTTATcgcattttcattttaatttttcttacacTACTCTCGCTTAACTTGCGTATTCGTATGCGCGCTACACTTTATCTGCTATTGTTACTGTTGTAGCTCTTGCTTTTGTTACGTTGCTACATCCAGTCATTATCTGCTCAGCAAGCAGATAGTTTTTCGGCCGCACATTGATGCTATTGTGGTACACTATCGGCAAACTTCTCAAACACCTTGAAAATAGAGAATTTGttaattcatatatgtatgcgtgtgtgtgtgtgtatgtgtgtgtgtacgtgtacAGACTCCATGGCACGCCCATCATGAAACCAAAAcagattttcatttcattaaacgAGTAAAAGGTGTATGCGAAGGCCTCAACCCGCCGCCGCCCACTTATAATCCCCTCCCCTTTTTCGCTCTGATCCGGCACAAATTAATGTTGATTATAATTGATACGTGTGCGTTTTGGTCAACTAACTGAAGGGCATGAGAAAGAGTTGCCGTTGTTGGTTTGCTAGGACGCTGGTTTGTCGGTGGGCACACGCATTTTGTCCAgtttacttttggttttgttttcgcTTGGTTGTGTGCGTGTCGCTTTGACGTTGCTGCCTGCTAATCATAGTTGCAACTTATAATAGACATTACAAGTTCAACATATCAAATGTATGGGCAATTAGTGTTGAACGGGTTAATAATGTGCTGACCGACctatgttgctccacaaatgatTACTCGCCCCGTTCCCTTCCGATGCTGGCTGATGCGCATAGAAATTTGCGATTATTTAGATTTGCGTAgatggaaaatttggaattgaTAAGCTGATGTAGAAATGGAAATAGAAATGGAAATAGAAAACAAGCGAATTATTGATCACAACAACAAATGCTCTGTAATCATCAGGAAAATGTCCAGATCATCCGTCAGCAATGACATCATTTACACAAGTATGTACAAGGTGGACACTATGAGTTTTTTTaatcattcggaagtgcgtcggttcgaatttcggtgcaTGAATCTGCAaactgatagaaaaagtttttttctaataccggtcgcccctcgcagtcaatggcaaacctccgagtgtatttctgccatgaaagacatcctcataaaaaaaccagtTGCCTTCGGATACGGCTTACAActatagatccctccatttgtggaacaacatcaagccgcacgccacaaataggaggaggagctcggccaaacacctaacagaaggtATACGCCAAATATatggttggccaaaaagtcttgcggtatttccgcaagcttgtctttgcaagcgcgtagttctagttgtattcgtcgcatcggttcacgctagagctttttggaaagctcttttcacgtgctaacacgtctttgattaattgttgtttgcttttagtcgttcgtgagttatagcgtcgcaaacatggagcaaaataaagagaaaatacggcatattttacagtactactacgataaaggcaaaaatgcatctcatgctgccaataaaatttgtgcagtttatggacccgatacagtttccatttccaccgcacaacgatggtttcaaccttttcgttctggtgcagaggtgatcgaagatgcgccacagtccggaaggcctgtcgtcgaaaattgcgataaaatcgctgaattgatcgaaagagaccggcatagtagcagccatagcatcggccaagagctggacgtgagtcatcaaaccgttataaaccatttgaagaagcttggattcaaaaagaagctcgatgtatgggtgccacgcgacttgacgcaagaaaacatttttgcccgtatggatgcatgcgaatcgcttctgaatcgcaacaaaatcgacccgttttttaagcggatggtgactggcgatgaaaagtgggtcacttacgacaacgtgaagcgcaaacggtcgtggtcgaaaagcggtgaagctgcccagacggtggctaagcctggattgacggccaggaaggttcttctgtgtgtttggtgggattggcagggaatcatccactatgagctgctcccctatggccaaacgctcaattcggacctgtactgccaacaactggaccgcttgaatgcagcactcatgcaaaagaggccatctttgatcaacagaggccaaATTGTctttcatcaggacaacgccaggccacccacatctttggtgacgcgccagaagctccgggagctcggatgggaggttcttttgcatccaccgtatagttcggatctcgcaccaagtgattaccacctatttctgtccatggcgaacgagcttggtagtcggaagttgtccacaagagagtcctgtgaaaattggctctccgagttttttgacaatagggaagcgagcttctataagagggacagtatgaagttggcatctcgttgggaactcgtcatcgaacaaaacggcgcatatttgacttaaatcgcattattatagccaattttatgaacaattgaaaattcaataaaaacaccgcaagacttttttgacaaccttatataataacaataattttgacAATGAAAGCTCTTTCCCGCTAGAAGAGTCAACAGAAAGCCAGCATAATATCTTTGCGGAAAGAAATGAATCGCTTTACGGTTGAGCAACGCTCGGAAGTATTGCAAACGTTTTTCCAAAGTCAATGTTTTGTGCGCTTTTGATCGTGCgcttattcaataaaaaattgattccgAAAGCCCACTTTCATCTCGGTGGCTAGGTTAACAAGCAAAAATGTGCATCTGGCTACAGTAAACATTAAGCATTAGACGACaggaaaattattctttttcaGCCCCACGgctgacaatggcaaacctccgtggaaaattttgacttGAAAAAGCATCTCGCGAAGAAACCTCTACCTTTCGGAGATGACTTAAAACCATAGGGCCCCCATTTGCAGTCCAATATCCAGACGCGCATAATAAATTGGAGGAGAAAAAAAGGATGACTGACATTATGAATGCAGAGTTTTTTGTTATCAACCTCAGAGGCTGGCTTTTAAACCCCTTTCATGGTAGAGTGATGCAAAAAATGAAAGTTAAAGCTGCTGAAGACGATAATTATTCCcgttaaaacgaattctgatgtcccccaattttggtcgaacgaaaaatcccactttgacccattaagagtgctccaatcgagtccaaatgtatgaccgacccccactaactttggacggccgatccacacATGCTAGTGGCACACTCCCTGGAACTCCcatggggggttccccatacaatcatttcaaaatatcaccatttttggcctttacatgagaaaagaaactaaaaagttcgacccaaattgggagacatcagtttcgttttagaggtatagttccttcggtaaagtttcttattttgatccctagaatatgattttcacagagcaatgggcgatttttttgcctccccacaaatcgacccggcctaatctACATAGTTATTGTCCTCAGGAACGTAAGCTTACAGTTTATGCATCACTCTACCATGAAGGTGGTGAAAAAACCGCAGTTCTATCTTTAGCCTCTAAGTTTGATAACAAAAGTCTCTGCATTCAATATGTCAGTGATCATTTTTTAGATCGCTTGCCGAGCTTCTTCTCCAATTTGCAAAGTGCGTTTGAATATTGGACTGCAAATAAGGGGTCCTATGGTTTGATTTCatctccgaacggtagatgttTTCTATGAGAAGCTTTTGCAAAGCAGAATTctgctcggaggtttgccattgtcagcCGTGGCGCGACCGTGATAAGATAAtattgttttctgttatttgATGCTTCATGCCCAAATTTATGtttctactattttttcttCGTTTCACTATTATCGAATCTTTGAATAGAAGTTCCCTTAACAGTGCAAACTATTTACAATCctcgtgttttttttataaactaatgAAATTCCATAAATTACGCGAAATGACCCCACTGCCTGCACATAATTTCTCATCGCAATGCAAGTAGATGCCCCTCGTCCCAATCGAATACATTTCTGAAATTACTCAGTCCATTTTGTTGTTGCCTGCTGTTATCATGTCTTTCTAACACCTCTCTCTGCCCGCCGCGTTGGTTGGCTTGGCATGCATTAACTGCATTTCAGGTCTAAAATAATTTCGCCTCCATTTAATCATTGCTAACGCTTTCGCTACTCAACTCAACCCACAGTGACCGCACAGCACCGAATGCGTACGTTCATTATTAATGGAACCACAAAGCCAAAGCtgtagttgttattgttgcagttGAAGCTGAATCGAATTGTAGCGCAATGAGTGCAACAAACCGATAAGGTAGTGATGCACCAACACAAATCTCTTGTTTGTGCTTATGCGTTTGTGtgagtgcatgtgtgtgtgtgtgtgcgtgtgtgtgttcatGCGGTTGAGTTGTCATACGCGCCACACAATGTAGCAAGTAGATGATTGCATTTCGTTCGAACTTAAccgcaaaaataaatattaaaattcgaaCTCAGTTCACACAGTTCTCACAGGACGGAGCGAGACGGGTTTGTGTGCACTGCGTGAAACCCAACAAATGCCGTTGTGCCATCATTGTGGCAGCAATCATTGGTATTGGATTCACATTTtctcataaaataaattttcgttagTTGTCTGTTAGCTTTGCCGATTGGATTGCTAACCGcgatatttggtttcaatagATTCTGCTAGATTTTCatatttgatagtttttttttgttatttgtctgGGCAAGCGTTGAACTACTTTATACTGCTATGCTCACAAAGGCAATTAGATTGTCATTATATCATAGAAATAAACTAAAGGAAAATAGTCATCTGTATAACGAAGATACCTCGAAGCGGGTACGCTGAAGTTATCTGTCTGGCATTATAAGTGCATCAACTGCTGGTCTCCGTGTAGTGAGCAGGTCGGACTCTTTACCTCCCTGCTTGTTGAAAGAGTTTATGATAATACACCTTTAGAATCCTTCTAGTCCGAGACTTTCTTAGAATCGAGCTCAAGTTAAAGAATCCCTTTTTTAAGGTCATCATTGACAAAGGTTTAATTTTAATGATCGAGTTAATAGATAGTAATACCAAATCATATTTCTATCCCCGCGCGTCATTCTTCTCTATTCGAAAACTATATAAGAGTACTGACAACGAAGGCCTGATCCCACGTAACGTAATCCTCCCTAGCGTCAGTGTTAGCCTTTCATCCACTTAGTTCTTCTCCTTTAACTTTACCCAATAGGTATCTTTTCTGGGTTCTACATATTTGCTTCCCTTCTTCAAAAACTCCTTTAATCGCTATCACATAAACGAATAAGTATAGCGTTTGGAGGTCGAAGACCGTATTCCAGCCTGAGATGAGCCACTTACAGAAACCAATTTGCCGAGGTATGTGATTCTGTGTATTACCGAGCTAAGTGTGTGAAGGATTGCCCTTTTCACTAGACCTGTGGTTCATAGGTCTCATCAAGATCGTTGAATTTGCCAAATATTTAGGAAAGATTATTTTGCGATAGCTTCTTCAAATATCTTTTTAAGAAAAGAAAGCCTTACGTTCAGCCTGCAAGATCGTGTTTAAGTTCGGAAATGAGTCTTCGATTTCCGAAAAACTACTTCTTGGAAGATCTGAACAGTTTTGGCAGAGTGTCGCTATGACTTAAGAATGCGCTTCAGAGATTTCTGAAAGACCACTTATACAAGTAGCTGAGTTGGTAGCTACGTTGTAGTGATTGTCCACCATGaggcacactcaggctcatagcccgtTGTGATGTCGCGTGGGGAACTTGTTCTCATCTCTCCTAAAATCAATGTGAACCATTCAGAGGGTTTCTGATTTCCACCGATCCTAGATCTTCTTCCTTAGAGATAATCTCGCTAGAAGACCTGATTGGATGCGTTAAAACCTGGGATGATTTAAGAAGACACTTCAGAGATTTCTGGGTTAGCAACTTCCTGGATAAGCCGGATATTTCAGCCATAGTCTTGCTGAAATGGCGGATACGGTTCCAATGGTTTAACAATGTACTTCAGTTtctggaaaaataataattcgaaCAATGGTGTAATTTAGGAGACCCCAGAAGGTCCCAGATTTTCAACAAAATCTTCAGGTTTAGACACAGTATCGCTAGAAGACCTGATTGGATGCGTGAAAGACCATGATTATTTAACATTACGCTTGAGAGATTTCTGAATAACCACTGAACCAGTCCTGAAGGAGCTAAACATTTCTGACATAGTCTCACTGGAAGAGCGGATTGAGTTTGCCAAATATCGGGACGGTTTAAGAACGTGCTTGGCTTTCTAGTGAACCATTTATTCGACTAATTGGGCTGTTCAGGAATAGTCTCGCTGAAATGATTCATTAAAGACGAGGATGGTGTAAAGATGCGCTTCCGGGATTTCGGGAGAACCACTTCCTTGAGGAGACGGAAACTTTGGTTGAAGAATGCGTTTGAGCTTCTGAAGAAAGGTATATTCGATCAAAGAGGTAAATCAGGAAACTTTAGAAGGTCGCTGATTTTCACTGAGATCTTCTGATTTAGACACAGTCTCGCTAGAAGACCTGATTGGATTCATTAAAAACTGGGATGATTTAAGAAGATGCTTTAGAGATTTGAGTGTAACCACTTCTTGGCGAAGCCGGACAGTTTAAACATAGTCTCGCTGGAAGAGTGGACTGGATTTACCAAACCTTTACCTTTCTAAGAGAAATCCGTTTAAACTAACCTAACCTCAGATGTACTTACAACCGATCCATAGCAGATCTCATCATTGGAAGactgattttattttacaataaattacatatttatcaCATATTTTCTCTTCGTACCTATAATTCTTACCGCTATGACAATTAATATGCATAATCGAAGTTGCCGAAATTCTCGTACTTCTTGTCAAAGTACTTCTCTAACTTATCCTCATGATACACTTTTACATTCTTCATGAACATATTGGGAACAAAGAATTCCACTTCATCGATCGGCCGATCTATTGGATAGCCGAATGGTAAGTCATCGATGTAGCGTTTTCCCGAACCAACACCGCACGTATACGAAGTGTAGCTAGGGAAGTGCTCATGAGCACCAGTATAGGGTGCGACAAAGAAGAATAACTGCATTGGGAAACCCTTCTCCCAACCCTGAGGCAATAAAAGACGATCGGGGAATCCACAATGCGGCTGACTTGCATTCAACGAGAACTGATGCGCACCCTCGTAGGCCAATATTACCGACTTGTAGAGCTCGGTGTAGGTGGAGCGATCATCAATAGTCCAGTAGAAGTCCTGCGAGCTGCGCTTGATTGTATTCTTGCCAGCAGCCAACTGATAGATAAATTCATCGATTTCAATGAAACTGTCGTGATTTTGCGCCAACGAAAGACTACGTCTGTTTTGATCGAATTTCGGACCGAGGAAGGCAcgtatgaccaccttttgtgaCTTATCCGACACTATGGTGAAATCGAATGTGAATGGCTTGTGGTTGAGACGTTGTTGGCGCGCCAATAGTGTCGTGTGCCAAATGAATTCGCCATCTACGAAAAGCATTTTATCATTTAACAAAGTGCTCACATCAAAGTCGGTGAAGTCGAAATAGGTGACCAATTCGCTGACTTGGACATCCGCAATGCTTACGCCAGGTAGTAGCAGTTCAGCTTTGGTGTAGGGTGGCAGGAACGATTTAAATTTGAGGATCACTTGAAGGAAGCGCTTATAGTAGCTGTGTGTGAAGGGATCACGCTGCATTGTCTCGAAATTGACGAACGTGTGCGGCAGCAAATGCAGCGCATCGACATCTGCGTTAGCAAAGTAGGTGTGAGAGAGCACGCGCCAATATGTATCGAAATATGAGTCGAATAAGTCCGCGTTGCATTCCAATAAATTGGCTAACACTTCAATGGCTTCTGGTTTACGCAAATTAACAACTGTGCCGTTGTTGGTTGTAAAATGTCCCTGATCTAGTTGCATAGTAACGCGCGTATAATAGCCATAAAAGTTATTGTACTGATGCAGCTTGTCATATCTTTTataatcgaaattgttttgacGATAACCAAAACCGATGCCATTATAGCCAATCAATTGTGGATTGTAACCCTGTACGTAGACGCTCCTACCGGAGAACTCTGgcgtttcgccgagctcctgcGACAAACGTTCCCAATAGTAGCGGGCCACCATTGTTTGTAAATTGTAAGCCCAATACTCGCCACGGCGCTCCTTCTCAAAGCCATATTTGGTGCTGTTCAAGAAGAAGGCGTAATCAATGTTGGCATAGTACCAATAAGCATTCAAGTCCACGTCCTCGGTGAAGTAGGACAATTTCGAGTGCTCATTATCGTACTCTAAGTCACGCGTGTAATCAGTCGGCATGTAGAATAAGTTCGTCGTGGAATTGACGTAATTGACCAAATCCATATTGGTGGCATCTTCACTGAACTCTTCGATATTATCGCGCAGCATGTACTTCTTCTCATGATACCAATGCTCACCCAGACCCATCATTTTCCACCA harbors:
- the LOC129248672 gene encoding arylphorin subunit C223-like gives rise to the protein MKLALVVIVVALSGFVAVAGQVLEPANQQVKYADKEFLEKQKFLLEIVYRMENPLLFEEYLKYAKDFHFDKSDYTQYDQYMETFQKAYTSGYLLPKGEFFGAMVKSHITQAWGLFNYFYYAKDFDAFMKVASWARVHVSEGMFVYALTLAVIHRDDFEGLMLPAINEILPQHFFTSKLILEAEKFDYDVWSKQIMYEKEYKDLLYADNKDSYNNYPHIYTKDWKTWQWWKMMGLGEHWYHEKKYMLRDNIEEFSEDATNMDLVNYVNSTTNLFYMPTDYTRDLEYDNEHSKLSYFTEDVDLNAYWYYANIDYAFFLNSTKYGFEKERRGEYWAYNLQTMVARYYWERLSQELGETPEFSGRSVYVQGYNPQLIGYNGIGFGYRQNNFDYKRYDKLHQYNNFYGYYTRVTMQLDQGHFTTNNGTVVNLRKPEAIEVLANLLECNADLFDSYFDTYWRVLSHTYFANADVDALHLLPHTFVNFETMQRDPFTHSYYKRFLQVILKFKSFLPPYTKAELLLPGVSIADVQVSELVTYFDFTDFDVSTLLNDKMLFVDGEFIWHTTLLARQQRLNHKPFTFDFTIVSDKSQKVVIRAFLGPKFDQNRRSLSLAQNHDSFIEIDEFIYQLAAGKNTIKRSSQDFYWTIDDRSTYTELYKSVILAYEGAHQFSLNASQPHCGFPDRLLLPQGWEKGFPMQLFFFVAPYTGAHEHFPSYTSYTCGVGSGKRYIDDLPFGYPIDRPIDEVEFFVPNMFMKNVKVYHEDKLEKYFDKKYENFGNFDYAY